Proteins co-encoded in one Acidobacteriota bacterium genomic window:
- the menE gene encoding o-succinylbenzoate--CoA ligase, producing MSDFKSLTARAAREYHDLPALVSAERAVSYGEYSELVCRAASNLTALGMQPSQRVALLGDNSLEYVVSLMAVIEAGGVACPVPARLPNAAARELIERTDCSYVVTLAEDAGRAVPTTTRQIQPALLQRPVRVARPAGRVTLEQDATIIFTSGSSAPPKAVLHSLGNHYFSALGSNANIPVNPGDRWLLSLPLYHVGGLAILFRVLLGGGAVVIPSPGDDLAQSIENTAATHLSLVPTQLYRLTRQSKKLREASLQLKALLLGGAPAPRQVIDDALASGLPVLTSYGLTEMASQVTTTQCDDPPEKLATCGRVLEYRDLKMSERGEILVRGKTLFAGYVDRSRIIRPFDPDGWFATGDVGRTDTDGYLEIHGRIDNMFISGGENIHPEEIEQAMMAVDGVQDAIVVGIPDQEFGARPVAFVRMADNRPEPAGRRALTHILSERLPRFKIPDSIYPWPEEFESSGLKARRRYFADLAQKLAARNGYR from the coding sequence ATGAGTGATTTTAAATCGCTGACGGCTCGTGCAGCCCGGGAATATCATGACCTTCCCGCCCTGGTCAGCGCTGAGCGTGCCGTAAGCTACGGCGAGTACTCCGAACTGGTCTGCCGTGCCGCCTCCAATCTGACCGCACTCGGCATGCAGCCGTCGCAGCGCGTCGCCCTGCTCGGGGATAATTCGCTTGAGTACGTCGTATCGTTGATGGCCGTGATTGAAGCCGGTGGCGTGGCGTGTCCGGTGCCTGCTCGACTCCCGAATGCGGCCGCACGAGAGCTGATCGAACGCACTGACTGCTCATACGTCGTGACCCTTGCCGAAGATGCGGGCCGGGCTGTGCCGACAACGACGCGACAGATCCAGCCGGCCCTGCTGCAACGTCCTGTCCGGGTGGCCCGGCCGGCTGGCCGCGTGACGCTCGAGCAGGACGCCACGATCATCTTTACCTCGGGCAGTTCGGCGCCGCCCAAGGCGGTCCTGCACAGCCTTGGCAATCACTATTTCAGCGCCCTGGGCTCAAACGCTAACATCCCGGTCAACCCGGGCGACCGCTGGCTTCTCTCGTTACCCCTGTACCACGTGGGCGGGCTGGCCATTCTCTTTCGGGTCCTGCTCGGCGGCGGCGCCGTGGTTATCCCCTCTCCGGGGGACGACCTGGCTCAGTCCATTGAGAACACTGCTGCCACGCATCTGTCGCTGGTCCCGACCCAACTATACCGCCTCACGCGGCAGAGCAAGAAACTTCGAGAGGCTTCGCTGCAATTGAAGGCCCTCCTGCTCGGCGGCGCCCCCGCCCCGAGGCAGGTAATCGACGATGCGCTGGCATCCGGCCTGCCCGTGCTCACAAGCTACGGACTTACCGAGATGGCCTCGCAGGTGACAACGACACAGTGCGACGATCCTCCGGAAAAGCTCGCGACCTGCGGCAGGGTCCTTGAGTACCGCGATCTGAAGATGTCGGAGCGCGGAGAGATATTGGTCAGGGGAAAAACACTGTTCGCGGGATATGTCGATCGCTCTCGAATCATCCGCCCGTTCGACCCGGACGGCTGGTTCGCCACGGGCGACGTGGGCCGGACCGATACCGACGGCTACCTTGAAATCCACGGTCGCATCGATAACATGTTCATATCCGGAGGTGAAAACATCCACCCGGAGGAAATAGAGCAGGCTATGATGGCGGTCGACGGCGTGCAGGACGCTATCGTGGTCGGTATCCCCGATCAGGAATTCGGCGCGCGACCGGTCGCGTTCGTGCGGATGGCGGACAATCGCCCGGAGCCAGCGGGCCGACGGGCCCTGACACATATCCTCAGCGAGCGTCTCCCCCGTTTCAAAATCCCGGACTCGATCTATCCCTGGCCCGAAGAATTCGAGTCGTCCGGCCTGAAGGCTCGACGCCGGTACTTCGCCGACCTGGCGCAGAAGCTGGCCGCCCGAAACGGCTACAGGTGA
- the menC gene encoding o-succinylbenzoate synthase, with amino-acid sequence MAAVTIRTVRLFTFRLPLTAPLKLRDRTLSHREGCVIRLTSERGLVGWGEASPLPGFSRETLDEVRGQLAELRSRLQGRTLPPDIEQMAGSFEEWLREYALWPSARFGVEAAVLDLLSVERQTPLHVLLGAARHQAVPVNALVSGSPEEVIRAVTEIRQSGYRAVKLKVGHDRMETEIALVRRICDLVKDSMRVRLDANRAWSLAEAISFAEGLTGCDIEYLEEPCRTDDETQMFARRSNLEVALDETLAGITPEKLGGLQAAAVVLKPTILGGVEKTMRFAVEAKRLAVKPVVSSSYETSLGMRVLAHLAAALDDDDTPVGLDTTRWFARDLLQPPMRVAAGRMMLPQEPDGAVGPDPQCLREITDE; translated from the coding sequence ATGGCTGCTGTGACCATCAGGACCGTCCGTCTCTTCACCTTCCGACTACCCCTCACGGCACCGCTCAAACTTCGGGACAGAACCCTGTCGCACCGGGAGGGATGCGTGATCCGGCTTACGAGCGAGCGCGGTTTGGTCGGCTGGGGAGAAGCCTCTCCGCTGCCTGGTTTCAGCCGGGAAACGCTGGACGAGGTCAGGGGTCAACTGGCAGAACTGAGAAGCAGGCTCCAAGGCCGGACTTTGCCGCCTGATATCGAGCAGATGGCCGGCAGTTTCGAGGAATGGCTCAGGGAATACGCGCTCTGGCCGTCCGCACGCTTCGGCGTTGAGGCGGCGGTTCTTGACCTGCTGTCCGTCGAGCGGCAGACGCCGCTTCACGTACTGCTGGGTGCGGCACGGCACCAGGCAGTGCCCGTGAACGCCCTGGTCTCAGGCTCGCCCGAAGAAGTCATCCGCGCAGTCACCGAGATCAGGCAAAGCGGCTACCGGGCGGTCAAACTCAAGGTCGGACATGACCGGATGGAAACCGAAATCGCGCTGGTCAGGCGCATTTGCGATCTGGTAAAGGACAGCATGCGCGTCCGGCTGGATGCCAACCGCGCCTGGTCCCTGGCCGAAGCAATATCTTTCGCCGAGGGATTGACCGGATGTGACATTGAGTACCTTGAAGAACCGTGCCGCACCGACGATGAAACCCAGATGTTTGCCCGGCGCTCAAACCTCGAAGTAGCACTGGACGAGACTCTGGCCGGGATCACTCCCGAAAAGCTGGGCGGACTCCAGGCGGCCGCAGTAGTGCTGAAACCGACAATCCTCGGCGGCGTCGAAAAAACCATGCGCTTCGCGGTTGAGGCAAAGCGTCTTGCCGTCAAACCGGTCGTCAGTTCATCGTACGAAACCTCCCTCGGCATGCGCGTGCTGGCGCACCTGGCGGCGGCCCTCGACGATGACGACACCCCGGTCGGCCTGGATACCACGCGCTGGTTTGCCCGGGACCTGCTGCAACCCCCCATGCGGGTGGCGGCCGGCCGGATGATGCTTCCCCAGGAACCCGACGGCGCCGTCGGACCGGACCCGCAATGTCTTCGCGAGATTACCGATGAGTGA
- a CDS encoding 1,4-dihydroxy-2-naphthoate polyprenyltransferase codes for MPVQPSRLNVWIRASRPKTLWLTVSPVIIGTAMAYADGGLHLPSALAALLGAVMIQIGTNLANDYFDYAKGTDRPDRLGPLRVTQAGLVSPSVMKRATALVFLLAVLAGAYLVYRGGWPIVAIGLISIACGLLYTAGPLPLGYTGLADLFVLVFFGPVAVGGTYYVQTLHLTWPVILAGLAPGLFSVAVLTVNNLRDIDSDRLSGKRTLAVRFGPTFARLEYVLAILFACLIPAVLASGRAVMPWPLLPLLVLPLALPSAKLVLVNATGPVLNNVLAATGRLLFVYAILFTIGWLL; via the coding sequence ATGCCCGTGCAGCCGTCACGACTGAACGTCTGGATCAGGGCCAGCCGTCCAAAAACGCTCTGGTTGACCGTCTCGCCGGTCATCATCGGCACCGCCATGGCGTACGCGGACGGCGGGTTGCATCTGCCGTCGGCGCTTGCCGCCTTGCTCGGGGCCGTCATGATCCAGATAGGCACCAACCTCGCCAACGACTACTTTGATTACGCCAAGGGCACGGACCGACCCGACCGATTAGGCCCCCTTAGAGTCACCCAGGCCGGACTGGTATCCCCGTCGGTCATGAAGCGGGCCACCGCTCTTGTCTTTCTGCTGGCTGTGCTCGCCGGCGCATACCTTGTATATCGCGGCGGCTGGCCGATCGTGGCAATAGGTTTGATTTCAATCGCCTGCGGCCTCCTGTACACGGCCGGACCGCTGCCGCTCGGATACACCGGTCTTGCCGACCTCTTCGTGCTTGTCTTCTTCGGGCCGGTGGCCGTGGGCGGAACGTACTACGTCCAGACGCTGCATCTGACCTGGCCAGTCATTCTGGCCGGTCTCGCACCGGGCCTGTTTTCGGTCGCGGTCCTGACGGTGAACAATCTCCGTGATATCGACAGTGACCGGCTCTCCGGCAAGCGCACGCTCGCCGTGCGGTTTGGACCCACGTTCGCACGTCTTGAATATGTCCTCGCCATTCTCTTCGCCTGCCTGATTCCGGCCGTGCTTGCATCGGGACGGGCGGTGATGCCCTGGCCGCTTTTGCCTCTTCTCGTCCTGCCGCTCGCTCTTCCTTCGGCAAAGCTTGTTCTGGTCAATGCCACCGGTCCCGTCCTGAACAACGTTCTGGCCGCCACGGGAAGACTCCTTTTCGTGTACGCGATTCTCTTTACGATCGGATGGCTGCTGTGA
- the menB gene encoding 1,4-dihydroxy-2-naphthoyl-CoA synthase encodes MTTINWLAAGNFTDIKYHKADGIAKITINRPAVRNAFRPLTVKEMSEAFENAREDAAIGVIILTGEGPKAFCSGGDQSIRGEAGYKDESGTHRLNVLDLQRQIRTCPKPVIAMVAGYAIGGGHVLHLICDLTIAADNAVFGQTGPRVGSFDGGYGSSYLARVVGQKKAREIWFLCRQYDAQQALEMGLVNAVVPLDKLEEETVGWCREILANSPMAIRCLKAALNADCDGQAGLQELAGNTTMLFYMSEEGQEGRNAFNEKRPPDFSKFPRRP; translated from the coding sequence ATGACCACCATCAACTGGCTTGCGGCCGGAAACTTTACGGATATCAAATACCACAAGGCCGACGGCATCGCTAAGATCACGATCAACCGGCCGGCGGTGCGCAATGCGTTCAGGCCCCTGACGGTAAAGGAGATGTCCGAGGCGTTCGAAAACGCCCGTGAAGATGCTGCGATTGGAGTGATTATCCTGACCGGGGAGGGCCCCAAAGCCTTTTGTTCCGGCGGTGATCAGAGCATACGCGGCGAGGCCGGCTACAAGGACGAGTCCGGAACCCACCGGCTCAACGTGCTCGACCTCCAGCGACAGATACGCACATGCCCGAAACCGGTAATCGCGATGGTAGCCGGCTACGCCATCGGCGGCGGCCACGTGCTGCACCTGATATGTGACCTGACTATCGCCGCCGATAACGCCGTCTTCGGGCAGACCGGACCGCGCGTCGGCTCGTTCGACGGCGGTTACGGTTCGAGCTACCTGGCGCGCGTGGTCGGTCAGAAAAAAGCGCGTGAGATATGGTTCCTCTGCCGTCAGTATGACGCTCAACAGGCGCTGGAAATGGGGCTGGTCAATGCCGTCGTCCCGCTGGACAAACTCGAAGAGGAGACAGTCGGATGGTGCCGGGAAATTCTGGCTAACTCACCGATGGCGATTCGCTGCCTGAAGGCGGCCCTGAACGCTGACTGCGATGGCCAGGCGGGCCTGCAGGAACTGGCCGGAAACACCACCATGCTGTTTTACATGTCTGAAGAAGGCCAGGAGGGCCGCAACGCCTTCAACGAGAAACGCCCGCCCGATTTTTCGAAATTCCCGCGCCGCCCGTGA
- the menH gene encoding 2-succinyl-6-hydroxy-2,4-cyclohexadiene-1-carboxylate synthase codes for MVDTFPFVLMGNDSSRPVVLFLHGFLGSRADWQPVADALSDDFRPLVTDLPGHGLNRSRPSGHDFTMENCAGALLRLLDSLHLGSVNVIGYSMGGRLGLYLALTCPDRCRRVVLESSSPGLKTASERKKRIRNDNSLADRLERDGLDAFLEHWYSQPMFKTLEDYPDRRADLLKLRRQNDPVLLATSLRSMGTGRQPSLWERLSACSTPLLLLAGGKDRKFSALAEEMAHLCPAAQSRIIPGAGHNVHVEKPAAFIREVRDFLKSTGD; via the coding sequence GTGGTCGACACCTTTCCCTTTGTTCTGATGGGGAACGACAGCTCCCGGCCGGTCGTACTGTTTCTTCACGGCTTTCTGGGAAGCCGGGCCGACTGGCAGCCGGTCGCCGACGCCTTGAGCGATGATTTTCGCCCCCTGGTAACAGACCTGCCGGGTCACGGGTTGAACAGGTCGCGGCCTTCCGGCCACGACTTCACCATGGAGAACTGCGCGGGCGCTCTCCTGCGCCTGCTTGACAGCCTCCATCTCGGAAGCGTCAACGTCATCGGATACTCCATGGGCGGCCGCCTCGGTCTGTACCTTGCCCTGACCTGCCCGGATCGCTGCCGCCGCGTGGTGCTGGAATCATCCTCGCCCGGCCTTAAGACTGCATCCGAACGAAAGAAGCGCATACGCAACGATAACTCTCTTGCCGACAGACTCGAACGAGACGGCCTCGACGCCTTCCTGGAGCACTGGTACAGCCAGCCTATGTTCAAAACCCTTGAAGACTACCCGGATCGGCGTGCCGACCTGCTCAAACTGCGGCGGCAGAATGACCCCGTGTTGCTGGCTACCTCGCTTCGCTCGATGGGGACCGGCAGGCAGCCCTCGCTGTGGGAGCGGTTATCGGCGTGCAGCACACCCCTGCTGCTGCTGGCCGGCGGCAAGGATCGAAAGTTCTCGGCACTGGCTGAGGAGATGGCCCACTTGTGCCCTGCCGCGCAATCTCGTATCATACCCGGCGCCGGGCACAACGTTCACGTCGAGAAACCGGCGGCATTCATACGTGAAGTGAGGGACTTCCTGAAAAGTACGGGGGACTGA
- the menD gene encoding 2-succinyl-5-enolpyruvyl-6-hydroxy-3-cyclohexene-1-carboxylic-acid synthase, producing the protein MKSDNANANAFAASLMIDELVRCGVTQFCLAPGMRCAPLTVAAARNTRARACVHYDERGAGFFALGHARAGLEPAVLICTSGTAAANFLPAVIEASLDMIPMIVLTADRPPELRDTGANQTIDQAKMFQPYVRWQADLPCPDDRLDPAFWLTTIDQAVYRARRSPAGPVHLNCMFREPLIPSPDACRTGNAPAAIARWDKSRRPFSDYSGPTEMPDSGAVTALAETIGRTARGLLLVGSLRNSREQEAVARLSQKLRWPTLPDIRSGLRLTDFGKQALRHYDLLLRSESRARMLGPEVVLQIGGRMVSKRLLRYVEDLSSSEYVLVDNHPFRYDPAHRVSRRIECDIDAFCEALATAASGRTDKDWQGRISRTDLAISTVVENELDENPRLTEPSVARMISRQLGSGSALFLANSMPIRLMDMYAAVGASVPIAANRGASGIDGTVACAAGFAAGTGRPTTLLIGDLALLHDLNSLALLGAAPSPVTVIVLNNNGGGLFDLLPVAEHADVFEEFFVAPHGRTFEKAAAMYDVPYERPDSAQSFTEACRGAQEDGASRLIEVMTDRQESIETHKRIREQIAKALA; encoded by the coding sequence ATGAAGTCGGATAACGCCAACGCCAATGCTTTCGCGGCATCGCTCATGATCGACGAACTGGTCCGGTGCGGCGTCACGCAGTTCTGTCTGGCGCCCGGGATGCGCTGCGCACCCTTGACCGTTGCGGCGGCGCGTAACACCCGGGCTCGCGCCTGTGTACACTATGACGAGCGTGGCGCGGGCTTTTTTGCGCTCGGCCACGCCCGCGCCGGATTGGAACCGGCCGTGCTCATCTGCACCTCCGGTACGGCGGCCGCGAACTTCCTGCCCGCCGTCATCGAAGCCTCCTTGGACATGATACCAATGATCGTCCTGACGGCTGACCGCCCTCCGGAACTTCGCGACACCGGGGCCAACCAGACCATTGACCAGGCAAAGATGTTTCAGCCCTACGTCCGCTGGCAGGCGGACCTCCCGTGCCCGGATGACAGGCTGGACCCGGCCTTCTGGCTGACGACTATCGATCAGGCGGTCTATCGCGCCCGACGCTCACCGGCGGGACCGGTGCACCTGAACTGCATGTTCAGAGAGCCGCTTATACCATCACCGGACGCATGCCGCACCGGGAATGCACCGGCTGCCATCGCCCGGTGGGACAAATCCCGGCGGCCGTTTTCGGATTATTCGGGCCCGACGGAAATGCCCGACTCGGGGGCTGTCACCGCTCTGGCTGAGACGATCGGCCGTACCGCCCGCGGCCTGCTGTTGGTCGGGTCCCTCCGAAACAGCCGGGAGCAGGAAGCAGTTGCTCGCCTGTCACAGAAGCTGCGATGGCCCACGCTTCCAGACATCAGGTCGGGACTGCGACTGACAGATTTCGGGAAGCAGGCACTTCGGCATTACGACCTCCTGCTCCGATCAGAGAGCCGTGCGCGGATGCTCGGTCCTGAGGTGGTATTGCAGATTGGCGGCCGCATGGTGTCAAAGAGACTGCTGCGGTATGTTGAAGACCTGTCTTCATCGGAGTACGTGCTGGTCGACAATCACCCCTTCCGCTACGACCCCGCACACCGCGTTTCCCGCAGGATCGAGTGCGACATTGACGCCTTCTGCGAAGCCCTGGCAACAGCCGCATCCGGCCGAACGGACAAAGACTGGCAGGGCCGGATCAGCCGAACTGATTTGGCGATCTCGACGGTTGTCGAAAACGAGCTTGATGAGAATCCCCGGCTGACCGAACCATCGGTGGCGCGCATGATCAGCCGGCAACTCGGTTCCGGCAGTGCCCTGTTCCTTGCCAACAGCATGCCGATCCGCCTGATGGATATGTATGCCGCTGTCGGCGCTTCTGTGCCGATCGCGGCCAACCGCGGAGCGAGCGGAATTGACGGCACCGTGGCTTGTGCCGCCGGCTTTGCCGCGGGCACCGGCAGGCCGACCACGCTCCTGATCGGAGACCTTGCACTCCTGCACGATCTGAACTCACTGGCCTTACTCGGGGCCGCTCCTTCTCCGGTCACGGTTATCGTACTTAACAACAACGGCGGAGGGCTGTTTGACCTGCTCCCGGTGGCTGAGCATGCTGACGTTTTCGAGGAGTTCTTCGTGGCGCCGCACGGCCGCACCTTTGAAAAGGCCGCGGCGATGTACGACGTACCGTACGAGCGGCCGGACTCGGCGCAATCGTTTACCGAAGCCTGTCGCGGCGCGCAGGAGGACGGCGCATCCCGGCTCATCGAAGTCATGACCGACCGGCAGGAATCAATCGAAACACATAAACGTATCCGTGAACAGATCGCCAAAGCCCTCGCTTGA
- a CDS encoding isochorismate synthase, whose translation MRYRVRFRGAARSDEAVDRLAEEIARACRQVAPDGGLLRVEAEIESTDALSWLAAQPDARKVYWRDRDGRVETAGVGAAEDLRVQSPNGTAEAINHIRQTIPAGSRNSRYFGAMRFGPARDKVDPDWAPYEAGWFVLPRFELITQSAQSRLACNIVASGRDDAAEEQIVTQLRRMAFPGSAPSARPTSPLWRADVPEWSGWEKSVRRVLDSFSRGRLEKLVLARRSTFSFESPPDCWALLRRLREATADCFLFGMQPALETAFIGASPELLYRRSGRDIVSEALAATRRRGESRVQDDALAGELMGSDKEQREHRFVADAIRDALEKVCLSVTKDEISVRRLAHVQHLLSGFQGVLRSEVTDRDVLNVLHPTPAVGGFPTTVAQQEIARLEPFDRGWYAAPIGWIGPDEAEFAVAIRSGLVVRNRLVLYSGAGIVQGSTAESEWDELEAKIDAFMKVIASDEVG comes from the coding sequence GTGAGGTACCGGGTCAGATTCAGGGGCGCGGCACGGTCCGACGAGGCCGTTGACCGACTGGCCGAAGAAATAGCACGCGCATGCCGCCAGGTAGCTCCGGATGGCGGGCTCCTGCGCGTTGAGGCTGAAATCGAGAGCACCGATGCCCTGTCCTGGCTGGCCGCCCAGCCTGACGCCCGGAAGGTCTACTGGCGTGATCGGGACGGCCGCGTTGAAACGGCGGGCGTTGGTGCAGCCGAAGACCTCCGCGTCCAAAGCCCGAATGGAACGGCCGAAGCCATCAACCACATCCGGCAGACCATACCGGCAGGCAGCCGCAACAGCCGCTATTTCGGTGCCATGCGGTTCGGCCCGGCCCGCGATAAGGTGGATCCGGACTGGGCTCCCTACGAGGCTGGCTGGTTCGTGTTGCCACGCTTCGAGCTGATTACACAATCCGCTCAGAGCCGACTCGCGTGCAACATCGTCGCCTCGGGGCGCGACGATGCCGCGGAAGAACAGATCGTCACTCAATTGCGCCGGATGGCGTTTCCGGGTTCGGCACCCTCGGCCCGTCCCACTTCGCCCCTTTGGCGAGCCGATGTCCCGGAATGGTCGGGCTGGGAAAAGAGTGTCCGGCGAGTGCTCGATTCGTTTTCCCGGGGCCGACTGGAAAAACTGGTGCTGGCCCGAAGATCGACCTTTTCATTCGAGTCTCCGCCCGATTGCTGGGCGCTGCTGCGCCGTCTGCGAGAGGCGACTGCAGACTGCTTCCTTTTCGGAATGCAACCGGCTCTGGAAACGGCGTTCATCGGTGCCTCTCCGGAACTGCTTTACCGCCGGTCCGGCCGCGATATCGTCAGCGAAGCCCTTGCCGCGACTCGACGGCGCGGTGAATCGCGTGTCCAGGACGATGCCCTGGCCGGGGAACTCATGGGTTCAGACAAGGAACAGCGCGAGCACCGCTTCGTAGCCGATGCGATCAGGGACGCCCTCGAGAAGGTCTGCCTGAGCGTTACGAAGGACGAGATTTCCGTGCGCAGGCTCGCGCACGTCCAGCACCTGCTTTCCGGCTTCCAGGGTGTTCTGCGCAGCGAGGTGACCGACCGTGACGTGCTGAACGTCCTGCATCCCACACCGGCGGTGGGAGGTTTTCCGACCACCGTCGCGCAACAGGAGATCGCCCGGCTGGAACCGTTTGACCGGGGCTGGTACGCGGCCCCCATCGGCTGGATCGGCCCGGACGAGGCGGAGTTCGCAGTGGCCATCCGCTCCGGGCTGGTCGTCCGAAATCGACTCGTGCTTTACAGTGGGGCCGGCATCGTTCAGGGGTCCACCGCCGAGAGCGAATGGGATGAACTCGAAGCCAAGATCGATGCTTTCATGAAAGTGATTGCCTCTGATGAAGTCGGATAA
- the ubiE gene encoding bifunctional demethylmenaquinone methyltransferase/2-methoxy-6-polyprenyl-1,4-benzoquinol methylase UbiE: MTLPDPPEGFFRRCTVPRRLGTPRRLYPQANPLYSAGQPSLRRKTVAKTPGEKAMPRSRQFRMETTSTPPEAPSRRRVWVMFDRIAHRYDFLNHFLSAYRDVAWRRHVAEMLGETGCLQALDLATGTADQLLALYDSGRVTSGVGLDLAQNMLAIGRTKIEARGLTEHLSVRTGDAEDIPFEDNSFDCVTISFGIRNVSDVEHALHEMLRVLRKGGRALILEFSLPANRIVRSVYLFYLRHVLPGLGRIIAGHPHAYRYLNETIETFPHGEQFCALMQRAGFSNVAAEPLTAGIVSVYRGDKS, translated from the coding sequence ATGACCCTTCCGGACCCACCGGAGGGGTTTTTTCGTCGGTGCACCGTCCCGCGCCGCTTAGGCACCCCAAGACGCTTGTATCCCCAGGCCAATCCGTTATATTCGGCAGGGCAGCCTTCGCTACGCAGGAAAACTGTGGCCAAGACGCCTGGGGAAAAAGCAATGCCTCGCTCGCGACAATTTCGCATGGAGACCACATCCACACCACCTGAGGCTCCTTCACGGCGTCGGGTCTGGGTGATGTTTGACCGCATCGCGCACCGGTACGACTTTCTGAACCATTTTCTCTCCGCTTACCGGGACGTAGCCTGGCGGCGGCACGTGGCCGAAATGCTTGGAGAAACCGGCTGTCTGCAAGCGCTGGACCTGGCCACCGGCACCGCCGATCAGCTCCTGGCTTTGTATGATTCCGGCCGGGTGACCTCAGGTGTTGGTCTGGACCTCGCTCAGAACATGCTCGCAATCGGCCGAACTAAGATCGAGGCCCGCGGGCTGACCGAACACCTCTCGGTCCGGACGGGCGACGCCGAGGACATCCCCTTTGAAGACAATTCCTTCGACTGCGTGACGATTTCCTTCGGCATCAGGAACGTCTCCGATGTCGAGCACGCCCTGCACGAGATGCTCCGAGTCCTCAGAAAAGGCGGGCGCGCGTTGATCCTGGAGTTCTCACTGCCGGCCAATCGGATCGTCCGTTCGGTGTATCTGTTCTATCTCCGGCACGTACTTCCGGGACTGGGTCGCATTATCGCAGGTCATCCGCACGCCTACCGATATCTCAACGAAACCATCGAGACTTTTCCTCACGGAGAGCAGTTCTGCGCACTGATGCAAAGAGCCGGCTTCTCTAACGTGGCAGCAGAACCACTCACGGCCGGTATCGTTTCCGTCTATCGGGGAGACAAGTCGTGA